CTGCTCGCCGATTTGCGACAGCACGAGCTGGGCCTGCGGCAGGATCGCGCCCATGGCGTGGAAGTTGTGGACCATGCCGTCATGGCAGACGTGCTCGACCGCGACGCCCGCGGCGAGCAGCTTGCGGGCGTAGGCATTGCCCTCGTCGCGCATCGGATCGAACTCGGCGGTGTGGATGATCGCGGTCGGCAGGCCGGCGAGCCGTGTCGCGCGCAATGGCGAGATGCGGGGATCGGCGGCATCCAGGCCCTCGGGCAGATAGTCGGCGAGATCGGCCTCGATCGTGACGCGATCGATCAGATGGCCTTCGGCGAATTCCTCGCGCGACGGCGAGGTCTCCTCGAAATCCAGCACCGGGCAGATCAGGCATTGTGCGACGATGGAAAGGCCGGCGCTTTGCGCGGCCTCCTGGCACACGATCGCAGCCAATGTGGCGCCGGCGGAATCGCCGCCGACCACCAGCCGCTCGGCGTCGATGCCGAGCGAAGCGGCCTCGCGCGCGACCCATTCGGTGGCGGCGATCGCATCGTCCACGGCGGCCGGGAATTGATGTTCGGGTGCGAGCCGGTAATCGACCGAGACGAGGCGGCAGCCGGTCGCGTGCGCCAGCGCCGCCGCGATGCGGTCATGCGTGGCAATGCTGCCGGCGACGAGCCCGCCGCCGTGAAAGAACACGAAGCCCGGCGCGTGCTCACGGGCGCTTGCAGGTGAATAGAGGCGGTAGGACAGCTCTCCGCCGGGGCCGGGCAGCACACCGTCTGACGTCGTCACGTCAGGCGCGTCGGCGCGCGCGAACTGCATCAGCTTCGCCAGCGACTGCCGCCGCGCGTCCGCGCTCGGCCGGCTCCGCGCTTGCGGCCCAGCCGCAGCCATCATGGTCAACAAACGCTTTGCGAGCGGATCGAGCGGCATGGGAGACTCCGTGACTCCAGGCCGCTTTGCGCTGTCTTACCCCCTCCAAGAGGGTGTCCAAATTCCGCAGCAAATCGTTTAGAAATTGGGACAATAGTGCCGAAACAGTTCCACGGGAGGCCAGCCATGGCCGAGATCAAGAAGCCGATCGAATATTCGCCGAGCTGGACCTTCTTCGAGGGCAAATGGCACGACGGCAATGTGCCGATCATGGGCCCGCGCACGCACGCGGCCTGGCTCGGCTCTGTGGTGTTCGACGGTGCGCGCGCGTTCGAAGGCGTCGCGCCCGATCTCGACCGTCACGTCGCTCGCGCCAATCAATCCGCGATCAATTTCGGCCTGAAGCCGGTGGTCGACACCGGCACCTGGCTCTCGCTCGCCAATGAAGGTATCGCGCGCTTCGGAGCGAATGCCGAGCTCTACATCCGTCCGATGTACTGGGCGCAGAACGGCTCGGGCGGCGGCGTGCTGTTCGACCCCGACACCACCAATTGGTGCCTGTGCATCTACGAGGCGCCGATGCCGAAGCCTGTCGGCAACGCCATCACGCTGTCGCCGTTCCGCCGGCCGACCGCCGAATGCGCGCCGGTGGAGGCCAAGGCCGCCTGCCTCTATCCGAACAATTCGCGTGCGCTCGCAGAGGCCGCCTCGCGCGGCTTCCAGAACGCGCTGATGCTCGACATGCTCGGCAACGTCGCGGAGTTCGGCAATTCCAACGTGTTCATGGCCAAAGACGGCGTGGTGTTCACGCCGGTGCCGAACGGCACTTTCCTCAACGGCATCACGCGCCAGCGCGTCATCAGCCTGCTCCGCGGCGACGGCGTCACCGTGGTCGAGAAGACGCTGCGCTATGCCGACTTCCTCGCCGCCGACGAGATCTTTTCAACCGGCAATTTTGCTAAAGTCGCGCCGGTGATCCGCATCGACGAACGCGAGCTGAAGCCGGGTCCGCTCTATACCAAGGCGCGAAAGCTCTATTGGGATTTTGCGCATGCGGTGAAGCTGGCGGCGTAGGTCTCGTTGCTTCCGCGTACTCCGTCATTGCGAGCGCAGCGAAGCAATCCAGAGTCTTTCCGCGGAGGGATTCTGGATTGCTTCGCTGCGCTCGCAATGACGAGCTTGTGGGAGCATCGAGAATCCACAGCTTCGAACGCCCGTCGCGTGCTTATGAACCCCGCCTCCGAAACCTGCTGAATTGAAACGCCTGCGTCGAATCCCACGGCGTGTGGTGCATCTCGCACTGCGTCTCGACCAGTTCGAATTCCGGCCCGAGCTCCGCGGCAAGGCTCGCGCTGTCGTGCCGCTGCACCGGCAGGCCGCTGCATTTCTCCGGGCCCTCGGGCGCAAACGTCGCGATGATAACATGCCCTTCTGGTTTGACTGCCGAGCGCAGGCGCTCGACATAGGCAGCCCTGTCGTGCGGATCGGTCAGGAAGTGAAATGCCGCGCGATCGTGCCAGACATCGTAGGTCTTTGCCGGCCGCCACGTCGTGGCATCGGCGACGATCCAGTCGACCGTTGAAGCGGCGGCACCGATCCGCCTCTTCGCCGCATCAAGCGCGTTGGCGGACAGATCCAGCACGGCGAGATCGCGATATCCATCCCGCAGCAGCGCATCGACCAGCCGTGAGGCCCCGCCGCCGATATCGATGATGGCCGCGTCATGGTCCGGAGCGGCCGCGCGAATCATGTCGAGCGAGATCGTTGGGCTGTCCTGAAACCAGCTGACCTCGGCCTCGCCCTTGGTGGCGTAGACGTTGTCCCAGTGCGTGGTGCGGTCAGGCATGGCGGCTCCGGCCTCGGCCGGGACGGCAGCGCGTAAGCGGCGCTGCCGGGATTAAGTGGCAATTCGCGCGTCCGCCGGATGCGGACGCGCCGGCGCGAACGAAGGGCTACTCGTCCTTCTTCGACATCCGCTCGAGGCGTTCCTGCATTTCCTTCATCTGCTGGCGCAGGTCGTCGATATTGCTGTCCTTCGGTGCCTCGGCGTTCGCATCCGGCTCCGGCTCGGAGCTCGCTGCCGGGCGGGGCGCGGCGAACGGCTTGAACATCGAGAACGTCTGCTGGAACAGCTCCATGTTGCGGCGGACCTGCTCTTCCAGCGGCGCGAACGGCGTGCCGGACAGCGTGTTGGCGATCTGCTTGCGGAATTTCTCCTGCTCCTGGGTCAGCGTCGCGATCGACTGCTCCAGATATTTCGGCACCACCATCTGCATGCTGTCGCCGTAGAAGCGGATCAGCTGGCGCAGGAAGGTGGTCGGCAACAGGTTCTGGCCGGCCTTGTTCTCCTGCTCGAAGATGATCTGGGCCAGCACGGAGCGGGTGATGTCGTCGCCGGTCTTGGCGTCGTAGACCAGGAAATCTTCGCCGTCCTTGACCATGGCGGCGAGGTCTTCCAGCGTCACGTAGGTGCTCGTTCCGGTGTTATAGAGCCGGCGGTTCGCGTATTTCTTGATCGTGGTGGGTTGGTCTGATTTCGCCATGGGCTCTCACTTGCAAACGCTGAGAACGGGAACCCGGCGGCTATGCCGCAGGGCGGGAAGAGTACGCAACGCAACAAAATAAGCATTTTCAAAGGGGTCACGCTACCGTTTTGTGCGCCACGGTTAATCGGGCGGCAAAAACGTGCTTGCGAAAGCGCCAAGAACGCTATTTTGAATGCGCTGCGGCATGGATTCGGTCGCCGGCCGATTGACATGCCTCAACGACGTTAACAGGATGCCTGACGAGACTGACGGGCCTTTTCCCAACCGCCCGCCTGCCCCTTTTTAGAAAACCTCAAGCCCCAGGAGATGCCCATGTCAGACGATGTCGTCATCGTCAGCGCCGCTCGCACCCCGGTCGGAAGCTTCAACGGAGCCTTCGCGACCCTTCCCGCCCATGATCTCGGCGCCGTCGCCATCAAGGCCGCGCTGGAGCGTGGTGGCATCGAACCCGGCCGGGTCTCGGAAGTCATCATGGGGCAGATCCTGACCGCGGCTCAGGGCCAGAACCCCGCCCGCCAAGCCTCGATCATAGCCGGCATTCCGGTCGAAAGCCCGGCTTGGGGCGTGAACCAGCTTTGCGGCTCGGGCCTGCGCACCGTCGCGCTCGGCTACCAGGCGCTGCTCAACGGCGATTCGGAGATCGTGGTTGCCGGCGGCCAGGAATCCATGAGCATGGCTCCGCACGCCCAGCACCTGCGCGGCGGCGTCAAGATGGGCGGCCTCGAACTGGTCGATACCATGATCAAGGACGGCCTGTGGGATGCCTTCAACGGCTACCACATGGGCAACACTGCCGAGAACGTCGCGCGGCAGTGGCAGATCACCCGCGCCCAGCAGGACGAGTTCGCCGTTGCCTCGCAGCAGAAGGCCGAGGCCGCGCAGAAGGCCGGCAAGTTCAAGGACGAGATCATTCCCGTCACCATCAAGACCCGCAAGGGCGACGTCGTCGTCAGCGACGACGAATATCCGCGCCATGGCGCAACGCTCGATGCGATGGCCAAGCTCAAGCCTGCCTTCGAGAAGGACGGCACGGTCACCGCAGGCTCGGCCTCCGGCATCAATGACGGCGCTGCCGCCGTGGTGCTGATGACCGCCAAGCAGGCCGCCAAGGAAGGCAAGAAGCCGCTGGCACGCATTGTGTCGTGGGCGCAGGCTGGCGTCGATCCGAAGATCATGGGCTCGGGCCCGATCCCGGCTTCGCGCGCCGCGCTGAAGAAGGCCGGCTGGAACGTCGGCGATCTCGACCTGATCGAGGCCAACGAGGCCTTCGCGGCGCAGGCCTGCGCCGTCAACAAGGACCTCGGCTGGGATACCTCGAAGGTCAACGTCAATGGCGGCGCGATCGCGATCGGCCATCCGGTCGGCGCCTCCGGCGCGCGCGTGCTGGTGACCTTGCTGCACGAGATGCAGAAGCGCGATGCAAAGAAGGGCCTCGCCACGCTGTGCATCGGCGGCGGCATGGGTATCGCGATGTGTCTGGCGCGCGACTGAACGTCGCTGACGTGAACTGACGCGTGCGCCGCACACCTGATCGAGTGCGTTGCACGCGACTAAAAAGGCAGCGGTTGCAAATCAAATATTCTTCGCAACTGCGCAAGCCTCAACTAAATACAAACGCCCGGCTCAACGCCGGGCGTTTTGTTCTTGATGTCCGTCAAACCAGCCGCATAATCCACCGTTAAAAACGATCACTCAGAAACGTCCGAAGAGTCCAAGGGAAGGAATACGATATGGCACGTGTTGCATTGGTGACGGGTGGTACGCGGGGCATCGGAGCTGCGATCAGCAAGGCGCTGAAGGCGGCAGGTTACAAGGTCGCGGCGAGCTACGCCGGCAACGATGCCGCGGCGGAGAAGTTCAAGGCCGAGACCGGCATCGCCGTCTACAAATGGGACGTCAGCAGCTTCGACGCCTGCGCCGAAGGGGTGAAGAAGGTCGAGGCCGATCTCGGGCCGATCGAGGTGCTTGTCAACAATGCCGGCATCACCCGCGACACTGCCTTCCACAAGATGACGCTCGAGCAGTGGAACGCCGTCATCAACACCAATCTCGGGTCGCTGTTCAACATGACGCGCCAGGTGATCGAGGGCATGCGTTCGCGCAAGTTCGGCCGCATCATCTCGATCTCGTCGATCAACGGCCAGAAGGGACAGTTCGGCCAGGTCAACTATTCCGCGGCGAAGGCCGGCGACATCGGCTTCACCAAGGCGCTCGCGCTCGAGAACGCCAAGGGCGGCATTACCGTGAATGCGATCTGCCCCGGCTATATCAACACCGAAATGGTGCAGGCAGTGCCGAAGGACGTGCTGGAGAAGAACGTGATTCCGCAGATCCCGGTCAGCCGGCTCGGCGAGCCCGAGGAGATCGCGCGCGCGGTCGTGTTCCTCGCCGCCGACGAGGCCGGCTTCATCACGGGATCGACCATGACCATCAATGGCGGCCAGTATCAGGCCTGATATATCGCCGCAGGTCTCTGACCCAAAAGCCTGTAGCTTCGGGCCGGACAAGGCGATAGTGAAGACGAAAATGCCCGGCCTCGTGCCGGGCATTAGCGTCCTCAGAGCCTTTTGATCGATGACCCCCCGCACAGCCACACTGATCGGATTGACGGCGATCCTGATGTGGTCGCTGCTGTCAGTGATGACGGTCGCGACCGGAAAGATCCCGGCGTTCCAGCTCGCCGCGATGACCTTTGCGATCGGCGGTCTCGTCGGTCTTTTGACCTGGATCGGCCGCGGCGATGCCGCCAAAAGCCTGCGCCAGCCGCTGGTCGTGTGGGTCGTCGGCGTCGGCGGCCTGTTCGGCTATCACGCGCTGTATTTCCTCGCGCTGCGCTTTGCGCCGCCCGCAGAAGCTGGCCTTCTGAACTACATGTGGCCGCTCTTGATCGTGCTGTTCTCGTCCTTCCTGCCGGGCGAGCGGCTCGCCTTACACCACATCATCGGCGCCGTGCTCGGTCTCGTCGGCACCGTGCTGCTGTTCGCCGGCAACACCAGCGGCTTTGCGCCGGGGGCGGTGCCGGGATTGATTGCGGCCTTCATCGCCGCCTTCGTCTGGGCGACCTATTCGGTGCTGTCGCGCCGGCTCAAGGCGGTGCCGACCGACGCGGTCGCCGGCTTCTGCCTCGCCACATCCGTGCTCGCCGCGCTGATGCACGGTGTGCTTGAGACGACCGTGTGGCCGGAGTCCGCGCTGCAATGGCTCGCCGTGATCGGGCTCGGCATCGGCCCCGTCGGCGCCGCCTTCTACGCCTGGGACATCGGCATGAAGCGCGGCGACATCCGCGTGCTCGGCGCGGCGTCCTACGCGACGCCGCTGCTCTCGACCGGCTTCCTCATCGCCGCAGGTTTTGCCAAAGCCAGCGCCAACATCGCGATCGCTGCGATCCTGATCGCGGGCGGCGGCCTGATTGCGGCGAAGGACATGGTGCTGCGGAAAAGGTGATTGTCATTCCGGGGCGATACGCAATTGCGCATCATAGCCCGCCGCTTGCGCGCCGTTCCCGAATGACCGCGTCGAGCTACGGCTCCCAGCCCTTCGGCGCCAGCTCGAACTTGGCGAACTCGAAGGCGGGCGCAACAGTGCAGCCGACCAGCGTCCACTCGCCCGTGGTCTCCGCCATCTGCCAGGCATTCGCCGGCACGATCGCCTGCGGGCGCTCGCCGCCGAGCAGGTCGGTGCCGAGCCGCACCTCGTGCTGGGAGCAGCCGTCATGGGCGATGCGCAGCATCAGGGGGGCGCCGGCGTAGTAATGCCAGGTCTCGACCGCATCGATGCGGTGCCAGTGCGAGCGTTCGCCGCGTGCGAGCAGGAAGTAGATGAGGGTCGAGCGCGAACGGCCATTGGCATCCGTGCTCTGGTCGCGAAACGTCTCGCGATAGTGCCCACCCTCGGGATGCGGGCGGAGTTCGAGGCGTGCGATGATCTCGGCTGCGGTCGGCATCGATCCAGTCAGGACTTGCTTGTTCAGGACTTGTTTTTGCGCTCGCGCAGCTCGCCGAACACCGCGGCGGCATCCGCGCCCTTCATGTGTAGCTTGGCTGCCACCTCGGGCGCATCAGCCCGCAGGAACACGTTTGCTCGCTTCTCGTCACCAAGCAGTGAGGGAATCGTCGGCTTGTTCTCGGCCCGCAGCTTCGCCACCTCCGCCGCGCGCGCCTGGAGCGCCGCGTTATCAGGCTCGACGGTGAGCGCGAATTTGACGTTGGACGCCGTGTATTCGTGGCCGCAATAGAGCTTGAAGTCGTCGGGCAGGGCGCGCAGCTTCAACAGCGAGTCCCACATCATCGGATAGGTGCCCTCGAACACTCGGCCGCAGCCGATCGAGAACAGCGTGTCGGC
This is a stretch of genomic DNA from Bradyrhizobium sp. CB2312. It encodes these proteins:
- a CDS encoding alpha/beta hydrolase codes for the protein MPLDPLAKRLLTMMAAAGPQARSRPSADARRQSLAKLMQFARADAPDVTTSDGVLPGPGGELSYRLYSPASAREHAPGFVFFHGGGLVAGSIATHDRIAAALAHATGCRLVSVDYRLAPEHQFPAAVDDAIAATEWVAREAASLGIDAERLVVGGDSAGATLAAIVCQEAAQSAGLSIVAQCLICPVLDFEETSPSREEFAEGHLIDRVTIEADLADYLPEGLDAADPRISPLRATRLAGLPTAIIHTAEFDPMRDEGNAYARKLLAAGVAVEHVCHDGMVHNFHAMGAILPQAQLVLSQIGEQVRRAVEK
- a CDS encoding branched-chain amino acid aminotransferase, with protein sequence MAEIKKPIEYSPSWTFFEGKWHDGNVPIMGPRTHAAWLGSVVFDGARAFEGVAPDLDRHVARANQSAINFGLKPVVDTGTWLSLANEGIARFGANAELYIRPMYWAQNGSGGGVLFDPDTTNWCLCIYEAPMPKPVGNAITLSPFRRPTAECAPVEAKAACLYPNNSRALAEAASRGFQNALMLDMLGNVAEFGNSNVFMAKDGVVFTPVPNGTFLNGITRQRVISLLRGDGVTVVEKTLRYADFLAADEIFSTGNFAKVAPVIRIDERELKPGPLYTKARKLYWDFAHAVKLAA
- a CDS encoding class I SAM-dependent methyltransferase, which codes for MPDRTTHWDNVYATKGEAEVSWFQDSPTISLDMIRAAAPDHDAAIIDIGGGASRLVDALLRDGYRDLAVLDLSANALDAAKRRIGAAASTVDWIVADATTWRPAKTYDVWHDRAAFHFLTDPHDRAAYVERLRSAVKPEGHVIIATFAPEGPEKCSGLPVQRHDSASLAAELGPEFELVETQCEMHHTPWDSTQAFQFSRFRRRGS
- the phaR gene encoding polyhydroxyalkanoate synthesis repressor PhaR; this translates as MAKSDQPTTIKKYANRRLYNTGTSTYVTLEDLAAMVKDGEDFLVYDAKTGDDITRSVLAQIIFEQENKAGQNLLPTTFLRQLIRFYGDSMQMVVPKYLEQSIATLTQEQEKFRKQIANTLSGTPFAPLEEQVRRNMELFQQTFSMFKPFAAPRPAASSEPEPDANAEAPKDSNIDDLRQQMKEMQERLERMSKKDE
- a CDS encoding acetyl-CoA C-acetyltransferase, with product MSDDVVIVSAARTPVGSFNGAFATLPAHDLGAVAIKAALERGGIEPGRVSEVIMGQILTAAQGQNPARQASIIAGIPVESPAWGVNQLCGSGLRTVALGYQALLNGDSEIVVAGGQESMSMAPHAQHLRGGVKMGGLELVDTMIKDGLWDAFNGYHMGNTAENVARQWQITRAQQDEFAVASQQKAEAAQKAGKFKDEIIPVTIKTRKGDVVVSDDEYPRHGATLDAMAKLKPAFEKDGTVTAGSASGINDGAAAVVLMTAKQAAKEGKKPLARIVSWAQAGVDPKIMGSGPIPASRAALKKAGWNVGDLDLIEANEAFAAQACAVNKDLGWDTSKVNVNGGAIAIGHPVGASGARVLVTLLHEMQKRDAKKGLATLCIGGGMGIAMCLARD
- the phbB gene encoding acetoacetyl-CoA reductase, whose product is MARVALVTGGTRGIGAAISKALKAAGYKVAASYAGNDAAAEKFKAETGIAVYKWDVSSFDACAEGVKKVEADLGPIEVLVNNAGITRDTAFHKMTLEQWNAVINTNLGSLFNMTRQVIEGMRSRKFGRIISISSINGQKGQFGQVNYSAAKAGDIGFTKALALENAKGGITVNAICPGYINTEMVQAVPKDVLEKNVIPQIPVSRLGEPEEIARAVVFLAADEAGFITGSTMTINGGQYQA
- a CDS encoding EamA family transporter, with product MTPRTATLIGLTAILMWSLLSVMTVATGKIPAFQLAAMTFAIGGLVGLLTWIGRGDAAKSLRQPLVVWVVGVGGLFGYHALYFLALRFAPPAEAGLLNYMWPLLIVLFSSFLPGERLALHHIIGAVLGLVGTVLLFAGNTSGFAPGAVPGLIAAFIAAFVWATYSVLSRRLKAVPTDAVAGFCLATSVLAALMHGVLETTVWPESALQWLAVIGLGIGPVGAAFYAWDIGMKRGDIRVLGAASYATPLLSTGFLIAAGFAKASANIAIAAILIAGGGLIAAKDMVLRKR
- a CDS encoding cupin domain-containing protein, whose product is MPTAAEIIARLELRPHPEGGHYRETFRDQSTDANGRSRSTLIYFLLARGERSHWHRIDAVETWHYYAGAPLMLRIAHDGCSQHEVRLGTDLLGGERPQAIVPANAWQMAETTGEWTLVGCTVAPAFEFAKFELAPKGWEP